From Larus michahellis chromosome 8, bLarMic1.1, whole genome shotgun sequence, one genomic window encodes:
- the LOC141747633 gene encoding cytochrome P450 3A9-like has protein sequence MFFNLAFFATFAFHSSSSATEGRPLNHMIGHTRSHAAKRSYFPLTWDKHIKTELKANRRRTKMNLLPSFSVETWALLLVFVALVIVYGIWPFGFFKKLGIPGPRPLPFFGTCLEYRKGFLEFDNSCFQKYGKVWGIYDGRQPVVAVMDPQIIKTVLVKECYSTFTNRRRFDLAGVLKNAISLAEDEQWKRIRTVLSPTFTSGKLKEMFPIIKHYGEILVKNVQKRVEKDNCLPIKDIFGSYSMDVVTSTSFGVNIDSMNNPKDPFVREMRKLVKFDFFDPIFIITFVFPFLTPILAKMNVSVFPSDAVDFFLRSISKIRQDREKETHKGRVDFLQLMIESQNSGNEENHYDKALTDTEILAQAFIFIFAGYETTSSTLSYMAYELATHPDVQQKLLEEIDSILPNKAPLTYNAMMQLEYLDMTVSETLRLYPLGGRLERTCKRDVEINGVTIPKGTIVIIPPYTLHHNPEYWPNPEEFRPERFSKENKEAIDPYTYLPFGAGPRNCIGMRFALLTLKVAITALLQHFTFQTCKETQIPLKLSSMGFLTPEKPIVLKLVPRTNTARAEA, from the exons ATGTTTTTCAATTTAGCATTCTTTGCTACCTTTGCcttccactcctcctcctccgccacaGAAGGACGGCCCCTAAATCATATGATTGGACACACAAGATCGCACGCTGCGAAACGCTCCTATTTCCCACTGACCTGGGACAAACACATCAAGACAGAACTCAAAGCCAACCGGAGAAGAACCAAAATGaaccttcttccctccttctctgtGGAGACATGGGCCCTTTTGCTCGTTTTCGTAGCCCTCGTGATAGT ATATGGGATCTGGCCATTTGGTTTTTTCAAGAAGCTGGGTATTCCTGGGCCAAGACCTCTGCCTTTCTTCGGGACGTGCCTGGAATATCGCAAA GGTTTCTTGGAATTTGACAATAGCTGTTTCCAGAAATACGGGAAAGTCTGGGG gATTTACGATGGCAGGCAACCTGTGGTGGCTGTCATGGACCCCCAGATCATTAAAACCGTGCTGGTTAAAGAGTGTTACTCCACCTTTACCAACCGGAGG cGTTTTGATCTAGCAGGGGTGTTGAAAAATGCTATCTCATTAGCTGAAGACGAACAGTGGAAAAGGATTCGTACCGTGCTCTCTCCGACCTTCACCAGTGGGAAGCTAAAGGAG ATGTTCCCTATAATAAAACACTATGGGGAAATTTTGGTGAAAAATGTTCAGAAGCGAGTGGAAAAGGACAACTGTCTACCTATAAAGGA CATCTTTGGAAGCTACAGCATGGATGTCGTCACCAGCACGTCGTTCGGTGTGAACATCGATTCCATGAACAACCCCAAAGACCCCTTTGTCAGAGAGATGCGGAAGCTGGTCAAGTTTGACTTTTTTGACCCAATCTTCATCATAACAT ttgtaTTCCCATTTTTAACTCCCATTTTGGCCAAGATGAACGTAAGCGTCTTCCCCAGTGATGCTGTagatttcttcctgagatccatCTCCAAAATTAGGCAGGATCGTGAAAAGGAGACTCACAAG gGCAGAGTAGATTTCCTGCAGCTGATGATCGAATCCCAGAACTCAGGCAATGAAGAAAATCACTACGATAAAG ccctgaCCGACACAGAGATCCTGGCGCAAGCGTTCATCTTTATATTCGCTGGGTACGAGACCACCAGCAGCACGCTTTCCTACATGGCGTACGAGCTGGCCACGCATCCCGACGTGCAGCAAAAACTGCTGGAGGAAATCGACAGCATTTTACCCAACAAG GCTCCTCTCACATACAACGCGATGATGCAGCTGGAATATCTTGACATGACAGTGAGTGAAACCCTTCGGCTCTACCCCCTTGGAGGACGGCTTGAGAGAACCTGCAAAAGAGACGTGGAAATAAATGGAGTGACCATTCCCAAAGGAACCATTGTTATAATCCCACCCTATACTTTGCACCACAACCCCGAGTACTGGCCAAACCCAGAAGAGTTCAGACcagaaag GTTcagtaaggaaaacaaagaagccaTAGACCCGTACACGTACCTGCCCTTCGGGGCTGGTCCCAGGAACTGCATTGGGATGCGCTTTGCTCTCCTGACTCTCAAAGTTGCCATCACCGCCCTGTTGCAACATTTCACCTTCCAGACCTGCAAAGAAACCCAG ATCCCTCTCAAGCTGAGTTCGATGGGATTCTTAACACCTGAGAAGCCGATTGTTCTGAAGTTGGTTCCCCGGACCAACACCGCACGTGCAGAGGCGTAA